A window from Drosophila willistoni isolate 14030-0811.24 chromosome XR unlocalized genomic scaffold, UCI_dwil_1.1 Seg143, whole genome shotgun sequence encodes these proteins:
- the LOC111518981 gene encoding uncharacterized protein LOC111518981 encodes MEHHNLHWQDLNRRERMDYLLKTGHMSDCSFVVFGEMGERITFRCHKFVLMTVSPVFERMFQGAFREATASENIVLDDVLATDFMAFIQCIYPQEDDPLDGYPLQILRALIYLSKRFLVTYMEKNCLKNLLKRLSYDLDPNEVVSLYEYALQIDEMEILKCVKEKIMADPHKYVNSQATYQLSWNTFFKFINELFTVVKEKTRFDIIERYCKELGFDQCPVTRPKVLNGLQLPETHKIDPINLNAFDFSKYYQLTPMQLLAIQWKASSAIEVDNQLMQVSEKELEKIYQDLEELRRDWKSKQEFAEKLLNSVKYTTMSSYDFCVGPGSSYLLSCEKKFDFLSQICVAEHKIRALRLSSNPFAFCVL; translated from the coding sequence ATGGAACACCATAACTTGCATTGGCAAGATCTTAACCGGCGCGAACGTATGGACTATTTACTGAAGACTGGACACATGTCGGACTGCAGCTTTGTGGTGTTCGGTGAAATGGGTGAAAGGATCACATTTAGATGCCATAAGTTTGTCTTAATGACTGTATCACCGGTGTTTGAGCGCATGTTTCAGGGTGCCTTTCGAGAGGCGACTGCTTCCGAAAATATTGTCCTTGATGATGTTTTGGCTACCGATTTCATGGCGTTCATCCAATGCATATACCCTCAGGAAGACGATCCGTTGGATGGATATCCTTTGCAAATATTGCGAGCCTTAATTTACCTAAGCAAGAGATTTCTGGTTACTTACATGGAGAAGAATTGCTTAAAGAACTTATTGAAACGGCTATCTTATGACTTGGATCCCAATGAAGTAGTTTCGCTATACGAATATGCTCTGCAGATTGatgaaatggaaattttaaaatgtgtAAAAGAGAAAATCATGGCTGATCCACACAAATATGTGAATTCCCAGGCTACTTATCAATTGAGCTGGAACACATTTTTCAAGTTCATAAACGAATTGTTCACAGTAGTCAAAGAGAAGACTCGTTTTGACATCATTGAACGTTACTGTAAGGAACTTGGATTCGATCAATGCCCAGTAACCAGACCAAAAGTTTTAAATGGCCTACAGTTGCCGGAAACGCATAAAATTGATCCAATAAACTTAAATGCATTTGATTTTTCCAAGTACTATCAGCTGACCCCAATGCAACTGTTGGCAATTCAATGGAAGGCATCGTCCGCAATCGAAGTCGACAATCAATTAATGCAGGTATCGGAGAAGGAGCTCGAAAAAATATACCAAGACCTGGAAGAACTTCGCAGGGATTGGAAATCCAAACAGGAATTCGCCGAGAAGCTTTTGAATTCTGTAAAGTATACAACAATGTCGTCTTATGATTTTTGCGTCGGACCAGGATCATCTTATTTATTGAGCTGCGAAAAGAAATTTGACTTCCTATCACAGATTTGTGTGGCCGAGCACAAGATTCGAGCTTTGCGTTTGTCATCCAACCCCTTcgctttttgtgtgttgtaa